The Saccharopolyspora gloriosae genome has a segment encoding these proteins:
- the murI gene encoding glutamate racemase, which yields MTNAPIGIFDSGVGGLTVARAVMDQLPGEAIRYVGDTANAPYGPMPLAEIRARTLAITDSLVEDGVKALVIACNTASAACLRDARERYDVPVIEVVLPAVRRAVATTRNNRVGVIGTQATIRSRAYDDAFTAAPQVQLATAACPRFADFVERGITSGRQVLGLAQGYLDPLQRANVDTLVLGCTHYPMLTGVLQIAMGDQVTLVSSAEETAKDVVRVLTEQDLFSGQPDPTHEFSATGEPERFGKLASRFLGGPISITASVKPFLMSGSSV from the coding sequence CAGTTGCCGGGCGAAGCGATCCGCTACGTGGGGGACACGGCGAACGCCCCGTACGGTCCGATGCCGCTGGCCGAGATCCGCGCCCGCACCCTCGCCATCACCGATTCACTCGTCGAGGACGGGGTGAAAGCACTGGTCATCGCCTGCAACACCGCTTCGGCGGCGTGCTTGCGCGATGCCCGTGAGCGCTACGACGTCCCGGTGATCGAAGTGGTGCTGCCCGCGGTGCGCCGCGCCGTCGCCACCACTCGCAACAACCGGGTCGGGGTGATCGGCACCCAGGCCACGATCCGGTCCCGCGCCTACGACGACGCGTTCACCGCCGCGCCCCAGGTGCAGTTGGCCACGGCCGCCTGCCCGCGGTTCGCGGACTTCGTGGAGCGCGGCATCACCAGTGGCCGCCAGGTCCTCGGCCTGGCACAGGGTTATCTGGATCCGTTGCAGCGGGCGAATGTGGACACGCTGGTGCTGGGATGCACCCATTACCCGATGCTCACCGGGGTGCTGCAGATCGCGATGGGCGATCAGGTGACGTTGGTGTCCAGCGCGGAGGAGACCGCGAAGGACGTGGTCCGAGTACTCACCGAACAGGACCTGTTCAGCGGGCAACCCGATCCGACGCACGAATTCAGCGCAACGGGTGAGCCGGAACGTTTCGGGAAGCTGGCATCTCGCTTCTTGGGTGGCCCGATCTCGATAACTGCGTCCGTGAAGCCCTTCCTCATGTCAGGCTCATCGGTGTGA
- a CDS encoding MBL fold metallo-hydrolase: MKLTILGCSGSLPRPDSPASGYLVEADGTRIALDLGNGTVGALQRHLDPFDLNGLFLSHLHPDHCSDFGALTVLRRYRPDPPYDPAQHRLPVFGPPETQDRLTRLYAPNAAELADTDLTDVYDFAGFDEPAEVGPFRVTALPVDHLCPAWGFRVEAGGKVLAYTGDTGPCAAVEELARDVDVLLAEASWPDSPDRPDGVHLSGRQAARVAKRAGARQLLLTHLQPWTDPQEILREATEEFDGPVEVVEAGQSHPI, translated from the coding sequence GTGAAGCTGACGATTCTGGGGTGCTCGGGCAGCTTGCCTCGTCCTGACTCACCCGCCTCCGGTTACCTCGTCGAAGCCGATGGGACACGGATCGCACTCGATCTCGGCAACGGCACGGTCGGCGCGCTGCAACGCCACCTGGATCCGTTCGACCTGAACGGTCTGTTCCTGAGCCATCTGCATCCGGACCACTGCTCGGATTTCGGGGCGCTCACGGTGCTGCGCCGATACCGCCCGGACCCGCCGTACGACCCGGCGCAACACCGGTTGCCGGTGTTCGGCCCGCCGGAGACGCAGGACCGGCTGACCCGGCTGTACGCGCCCAACGCCGCCGAGCTCGCCGACACCGACCTCACCGACGTGTACGACTTCGCGGGTTTCGACGAGCCTGCCGAGGTGGGACCGTTCCGAGTGACGGCGCTACCGGTGGACCACCTGTGCCCGGCCTGGGGTTTCCGGGTGGAGGCCGGCGGCAAGGTGCTCGCCTACACCGGCGACACCGGGCCGTGCGCGGCGGTGGAGGAGTTGGCCCGCGACGTGGACGTGCTGCTGGCGGAGGCGTCTTGGCCCGACTCCCCGGACCGGCCCGACGGGGTGCACTTGTCGGGCAGGCAGGCCGCGCGCGTCGCGAAACGCGCCGGGGCGCGGCAGCTGCTGCTGACCCACCTGCAACCGTGGACGGACCCGCAGGAGATCCTTCGGGAGGCGACCGAGGAGTTCGACGGGCCGGTGGAGGTCGTCGAAGCCGGTCAGAGCCATCCGATCTGA